The proteins below come from a single Micropterus dolomieu isolate WLL.071019.BEF.003 ecotype Adirondacks linkage group LG05, ASM2129224v1, whole genome shotgun sequence genomic window:
- the angptl1a gene encoding angiopoietin-related protein 1a: MQGLMWSLCALLCLSLWEESYCRSSREAQRTKELSLHRSKRAPLDPDAKKCSYTFLVPEQRITGPICASTTGPEPDKDRVTRMDIADVREVLNKQRREIETLQLVVDVDGNLVNEMKLLRKESRNMNSRVTQLYMQLLHEIIRKRDNSLELAQLENRVLNVTSEMMRLASRYKELEARFATMAGVVNNQSVLISALEEQCLRTLGRGELPVVPPLVQVVPQNIPVNNRFTNEIQRDNNNRAFPRGSRMDSPTASPFGIDPPPPQGTLTSDGPFRDCYQVRQAGHTTSGMYLLKTDGSDRLIQAWCEHGLDNGGWTVLQRRRDGSVNFFRNWENYKRGFGNIDGEHWLGLDNIYNLGKQGDYKLMIELEDWTGKKVYAEYSSFRLESESEGYRLRLGTYQGNAGDSFISHNGKQFTTLDRDKDAFSGNCAHFHKGGWWYNACGQTNLNGVWYSGGVYRSKFQDGIFWADYGGGFYSLKSVRLMIRPID; encoded by the exons ATGCAGGGGTTGATGTGGAGCCTGTGTGCCCtgctctgcctctccctctggGAGGAAAGTTACTGCAGGAGCTCCAGGGAAGCCCAGAGGACCAAGGAGCTTTCTCTCCACAGGAGTAAAAGAGCTCCCCTCGACCCTGACGCCAAAAAGTGCTCCTACACCTTCCTTGTACCAGAGCAGAGAATCACAG GTCCAATCTGTGCAAGTACCACAGGCCCTGAGCCAGACAAGGACAGAGTGACCCGTATGGACATTGCAGATGTGCGGGAGGTGCTCAACAAACAGCGGCGTGAGATTGAGACGCTGCAGCTGGTGGTGGATGTGGATGGTAACTTGGTGAATGAGATGAAGCTGCTGCGGAAAGAGAGTAGGAACATGAACTCCAGGGTGACCCAACTCTATATGCAGCTGCTGCATGAGATCATCAGGAAAAGAGACAACTCTCTGGAGCTGGCCCAGCTGGAGAACCGTGTCCTCAATGTGACCTCTGAGATGATGCGACTGGCTTCAAGGTACAAGGAGCTGGAGGCCCGGTTTGCCACAATGGCCGGTGTGGTGAACAACCAGTCCGTTCTCATCTCTGCACTGGAGGAGCAGTGTCTGAGGACACTAGGACGTGGTGAGCTGCCCGTAGTTCCCCCACTGGTACAGGTGGTACCACAGAATATACCGGTTAACAATCGTTTCACCAACGAGATCCAGAGGGACAATAACAATCGGGCCTTTCCCAGAGGATCACGCATGGACTCCCCTACTGCAAGCCCATTTGGGATtgacccaccaccaccacagggAACACTTACCTCTGATG GTCCCTTCAGGGACTGTTACCAGGTGCGACAGGCAGGTCACACCACCAGTGGGATGTACCTGCTTAAGACAGATGGCAGTGATCGGTTGATCCAAGCCTGGTGTGAACATGGCCTTGACAATGGAGGATGGACTGTGTTGCAAAGGAGGAGAGATGGCTCCGTTAACTTCTTTCGGAACTGGGAGAACTACAAG AGAGGCTTTGGAAACATAGATGGGGAACACTGGCTCGGACTGGACAATATCTACAACCTGGGGAAACAGGGCGACTACAAGCTGATGATAGAGCTGGAGGACTGGACAGGGAAGAAGGTGTACGCTGAGTACAGCAGCTTCCGCCTGGAATCAGAGAGCGAGGGCTATCGGCTGAGGCTCGGCACCTACCAGGGCAATGCTGGGGACTCCTTCATCAGTCATAACGGCAAACAGTTCACCACTCTTGATCGCGACAAGGACGCGTTTTCAG GTAATTGCGCCCACTTCCATAAAGGTGGCTGGTGGTACAATGCTTGTGGTCAAACCAACCTCAATGGTGTATGGTACAGCGGGGGGGTTTACCGCAGCAAATTTCAAGACGGAATCTTCTGGGCAGACTATGGAGGCGGTTTCTACTCCCTCAAGTCAGTCCGCCTCATGATCCGGCCGATTGACTGA